The Treponema medium genome has a window encoding:
- a CDS encoding response regulator → MISKQDFPSINERAPGGVRADGSAYKVLVVDDSIFVSKQIGQILTSEGYEVIATAVDGFEGVEKYKELCPNVDLVTMDITMPKMDGITALEQIMAFDKNAKVVMISALGKEELVKKSLLLGAKNYIVKPLDRKKVLERIAAVLAK, encoded by the coding sequence ATGATTTCTAAACAAGATTTTCCGTCTATTAACGAACGTGCCCCGGGTGGCGTAAGAGCTGATGGTTCAGCTTATAAAGTCCTGGTGGTGGATGATTCTATTTTCGTTTCTAAACAGATCGGTCAGATTTTAACCAGTGAAGGCTATGAGGTTATTGCAACTGCTGTTGACGGATTTGAAGGTGTTGAAAAATACAAAGAGTTGTGTCCGAATGTCGACCTTGTTACAATGGATATCACGATGCCAAAAATGGATGGTATTACGGCTCTTGAACAGATAATGGCTTTTGATAAAAATGCAAAGGTTGTTATGATCAGCGCGCTCGGAAAAGAAGAGTTGGTAAAGAAATCCCTGCTGCTTGGAGCAAAAAACTATATTGTAAAACCGCTCGATCGCAAAAAGGTTCTTGAACGTATCGCTGCTGTTTTAGCGAAATAA
- a CDS encoding helix-turn-helix domain-containing protein gives MRVLLYDQNLQRNKSLHRYLEDANIQVSAAYCLKDFLSKFKSPSLKILLIEHSRIQHYNIDIEELLDKLGLTFTVIDYSETETTFDFTVHYLSEYYYFPFTTEKDKELIKKVKKKLRKYKKQKEKYTSQTEHQVFNAYSANANSVNRVMEHFSKKQKQLITRLLEKKDGISVEEIIELLNAKTVKNSQNYAQTHIYRLRNKLNRLLGDEYIISYKDHTYQLLCIHK, from the coding sequence ATGAGAGTGCTTTTATATGATCAAAATCTGCAAAGAAATAAAAGTCTCCACCGGTATCTCGAAGATGCCAACATACAAGTTTCGGCTGCGTATTGTTTAAAAGATTTTCTTTCCAAGTTCAAAAGTCCGTCACTTAAAATTTTACTCATCGAACACAGTAGAATACAGCACTATAATATCGACATTGAGGAATTACTTGACAAACTCGGATTAACATTTACCGTGATCGACTATAGCGAAACCGAAACTACCTTTGATTTTACCGTTCATTACCTATCGGAATATTACTACTTTCCATTTACAACCGAAAAAGATAAAGAATTGATTAAAAAAGTTAAAAAGAAGCTTCGAAAGTATAAAAAACAAAAAGAAAAATATACATCTCAAACGGAACATCAAGTTTTCAATGCTTATTCCGCCAATGCAAATAGTGTCAATCGAGTAATGGAACATTTCTCGAAGAAACAAAAACAACTGATTACAAGATTATTAGAAAAGAAAGACGGAATAAGCGTAGAAGAAATTATTGAATTATTAAATGCAAAAACGGTTAAAAACAGCCAAAATTATGCGCAAACGCACATCTATCGGCTTAGAAATAAGCTCAACCGCCTACTCGGAGATGAATACATCATTTCATACAAAGATCACACATACCAACTGCTCTGTATTCATAAATGA
- a CDS encoding CheR family methyltransferase — protein MEKTELNVSVNEDLQDEYVNEPLSVIDFKMITFSLAEKDYAIDIMKVKEIAKANNFTYVPNTAPFVLGVYNLRGDIIPIIDLRIFFNIPIKQRAKDTVESMVIINVDDQTFGIVVDRIDKVVGVSKNTIQPPHPIFGDINIKYIYGVVENAGQLYILLDVDRIFASRTITETKATVVEGEALPVDGSAKVGVTDVTQSNDALDIRFIGDTLAALGQFYPSAVNAAWLEKRYYEWRDMRVASSIQIQSEDQAREFLSNFLSPNTHRFWSDAYMNTVLAALPDNDAKIITVWNVGCDSGYETYSLAVLLKQKYPRAAIRIYANDADLLAISNAPMLTVPEDQVINRFKPYLVKGVNDLYSFNQEIKDMILFEYHDCLHQNTVPDVDIILARDVLSFIKAEKQSILLEEFRDKLKTTGIVILGANEMMPKQSGWMRQVMGDITTFSRE, from the coding sequence ATGGAAAAAACCGAGTTGAATGTAAGCGTAAATGAAGATCTGCAAGACGAGTATGTAAACGAGCCTCTTTCTGTTATCGATTTTAAGATGATAACTTTTTCTCTTGCAGAAAAAGATTATGCGATCGATATTATGAAAGTAAAAGAGATCGCAAAAGCGAATAATTTTACGTATGTACCGAATACGGCGCCTTTTGTACTTGGAGTATATAACCTGCGCGGTGATATTATTCCGATTATTGACTTACGTATTTTTTTCAATATTCCGATTAAGCAGCGCGCAAAGGATACGGTTGAAAGTATGGTTATCATTAATGTTGATGATCAGACTTTCGGTATTGTTGTTGACCGGATCGATAAAGTAGTCGGCGTTTCAAAAAATACTATTCAACCGCCGCATCCTATTTTCGGTGATATAAATATTAAATATATTTATGGTGTTGTAGAGAATGCCGGTCAGTTATACATATTATTGGATGTCGATCGTATTTTTGCTTCTCGTACCATAACAGAAACAAAAGCGACAGTTGTCGAAGGTGAGGCGCTGCCGGTTGATGGTTCTGCAAAGGTCGGCGTAACTGATGTTACACAGTCAAATGATGCGCTTGATATCCGCTTTATTGGTGATACACTTGCAGCTCTCGGTCAGTTCTATCCTTCTGCCGTCAATGCTGCATGGCTGGAAAAGCGATACTATGAATGGCGGGATATGCGTGTTGCTTCGAGCATTCAAATACAATCTGAAGACCAAGCGCGGGAGTTTTTGAGCAATTTCCTTTCGCCCAATACGCACCGGTTTTGGTCTGATGCATATATGAATACGGTGCTGGCTGCCTTGCCCGATAATGATGCAAAAATTATTACCGTTTGGAATGTCGGCTGCGATTCGGGATATGAGACATACAGTCTTGCAGTGCTGTTGAAGCAAAAATATCCTCGTGCCGCAATCAGGATTTATGCCAATGATGCTGACTTGTTGGCTATTTCTAATGCGCCGATGCTGACCGTTCCTGAAGATCAGGTGATTAATAGATTTAAACCGTATTTGGTCAAAGGTGTGAATGATTTATATAGCTTCAATCAAGAAATAAAAGACATGATTTTGTTTGAATATCATGATTGTTTGCATCAAAATACAGTGCCTGATGTCGATATTATCCTTGCTCGTGATGTATTATCATTTATTAAAGCGGAAAAGCAGAGCATCTTACTGGAAGAATTTAGAGATAAACTGAAAACAACCGGTATTGTTATCTTAGGTGCAAATGAAATGATGCCTAAACAGAGTGGATGGATGCGGCAAGTAATGGGGGATATAACTACTTTCTCACGAGAGTAG
- a CDS encoding GerMN domain-containing protein, with protein sequence MAKRTKRKISLGCLFWIVFILLIAVLFFLNKDTISFVLDKTNARSIFLKDKVETPQESSQALPEIQSKEESGDSTPIKGDGSKEPEQETNSEPAKPQQSSGKQSAESQKPEASNTRTNEQIKKPQSENNSRVNSQQNSGQTTVPSSTTSKPVEERTAPQRSTATAAQQPQATSSSAQKPNATTPAKSETDKSQPAAVRKAVIYWVRVDADGKLVPKSAIRLLPKSDAPMSDALEALFAAPTVDELKQGVRTLIPPDTKLRSAWVRDGVAFINVSEEFQFNQYGIDGALAQLLQVVFTATEFSTVKSVQFLIEGQKKEYLGAEGVWIGTPLSRTSF encoded by the coding sequence ATGGCAAAACGTACAAAAAGAAAAATATCGCTCGGTTGTCTCTTTTGGATTGTATTTATTTTATTGATTGCGGTACTTTTTTTCTTGAATAAGGACACAATATCTTTTGTTTTAGATAAAACGAACGCAAGAAGCATATTCTTAAAAGATAAAGTTGAAACGCCTCAAGAATCTTCACAAGCGCTACCTGAAATTCAATCTAAGGAAGAGAGCGGAGATAGCACTCCTATAAAAGGAGACGGAAGTAAAGAACCTGAACAAGAAACGAACAGTGAACCTGCTAAGCCGCAACAAAGTAGTGGTAAGCAGTCCGCTGAATCACAAAAGCCCGAAGCTTCCAATACGCGTACCAATGAGCAAATCAAGAAACCTCAGTCTGAAAATAATAGTCGAGTTAATTCGCAACAAAACAGCGGGCAAACAACTGTCCCCAGTTCGACGACGTCCAAACCGGTTGAAGAACGGACGGCGCCGCAGCGCAGTACCGCTACAGCTGCACAACAGCCGCAGGCTACTTCTTCATCAGCACAGAAACCGAATGCAACTACACCGGCAAAATCCGAAACCGATAAAAGTCAACCGGCAGCGGTAAGAAAAGCGGTTATATACTGGGTTCGGGTAGATGCGGATGGAAAGCTCGTTCCTAAGAGTGCGATCCGTTTGCTTCCTAAGTCCGATGCGCCGATGAGCGATGCGCTTGAAGCCCTTTTTGCCGCTCCTACTGTAGACGAGTTAAAACAGGGCGTACGAACGCTTATTCCACCCGACACCAAGCTCCGTTCCGCATGGGTCAGAGATGGTGTAGCATTTATCAATGTGAGTGAGGAATTTCAGTTTAACCAATACGGCATTGATGGTGCCTTAGCGCAGCTTTTGCAAGTGGTATTTACAGCGACGGAATTTTCGACCGTAAAATCGGTGCAGTTTCTGATTGAAGGGCAAAAAAAAGAATATCTTGGCGCTGAAGGTGTGTGGATAGGCACACCGCTTTCGCGTACTTCTTTCTAA
- a CDS encoding chemotaxis protein CheX produces the protein MRVEYINPFSEAAYNILVQVLGGEVKRGDLYLKSTCMPVMGVAAIVGLAGDVEGRVIFDMTPETALKIASTMNQEEFTEFDELGRATITELANLITAQAVTKLHDLGFKFDLTPPALFTGDNMSISSSDIEALIVPMETAQGKVEINVAIRDRA, from the coding sequence ATGCGTGTAGAGTATATCAATCCGTTTAGCGAAGCTGCCTATAATATCTTAGTGCAAGTGCTCGGCGGTGAAGTTAAACGCGGTGACTTGTATTTGAAATCTACTTGTATGCCTGTAATGGGTGTTGCGGCAATTGTAGGTTTGGCCGGTGATGTTGAAGGCCGTGTTATTTTTGATATGACACCGGAAACGGCATTAAAGATTGCATCGACGATGAATCAGGAAGAGTTCACCGAATTTGATGAATTGGGGCGTGCAACGATCACGGAACTTGCAAACCTCATTACCGCACAAGCAGTAACGAAGCTGCATGATCTTGGGTTTAAATTCGATTTAACCCCGCCAGCTCTTTTCACCGGTGATAATATGTCAATATCGAGCAGTGATATTGAAGCATTGATCGTACCGATGGAAACGGCGCAGGGTAAAGTTGAAATAAACGTTGCTATTCGCGACAGAGCATAA